From Campylobacter showae:
GGTCGATTATAAAGGTCGGGATATTGTCGATGCAGGCTTCTTCTAGGATGCCGATACCAAGGCCGGTTTTACCGCTACCGGTCATGCCGATGATGGCCGCGTGAGTCGTGAGGTCTTTGTTTTTGTAAAAAAACGGCTCTTTGTCTTTGAGACCGACGTAAAATAGCTTTAAATTTTCTTGGATGGTTTTCATAAAATTTCCTTGTAGATTTTGGGCTATTTTACTGATTTTTGTTTAAATTTCGGGTGAAGCTGCGGGGTAAATTTGAAATCGAAACGGGTAAAATTTAAAAAAGCAAGCACGGGGCTCGCCTTTTTATTTTGCGTTAAATTTATTGGTAAGTTTTTAGCTGCTCTTTTAGCTCTTCGAGAGTTTCTTTTACGCGTTTTTTAGTAAATTTTGCTATATCTTCGCCTGCACCGTCTTTATCGGCTAGCTGACAACAGTATCTCATCGCGCCCTTATATTTTAGCGCTGCGACAAGTTTTAGATCTGTATTTATGTTTATATTTTTATTAGAGTCGCCCGCCTCGTCCGGTATGCATAGCTCAAATTTAGCATTTATAAGCTCGCCCTCTTTAAATCCGCCGTCATCCAAGCTAACGACGCCTAGACCTCCCCTTGAGATATCGTATAGATTGCCCTGTATTTCGCTACCGTTTTGTGTGAGGATCACCTTGGTGTAACGATCCGGATATACGCGCTGGTGTTTTCTTAAATTCGCGTGCAAATTTTGCATATACGTGAAATTTTGTAACGTTACGGTCAAATTTGCAAGATCAAATCCGATGATATCCGCCCTTAAATTTTCGGAAAAATATTCATCGCGTACGATATAGGCGTTTTGTTCCTCTTTCATGGCCAAAATTTGCTCTAATGTTACCTTGCAGACGACCGTATCGTCTTCTACATGCTCTACTTCGCCCATGCACTCGACTTTTACGCCGTTGTAAAGATTTAGAAAGTGCACCTGGCGGTTATCGTTTCGTACTCTGGCAAATACGGTCACTGCGTCCTCGCGCATAAAAGAGCTGTCGTTATACGTGCCGTTCATCTGAAATATGATTCCTTCCGAATAAAGTTTAAAACTAGATTATAGTAAAAAATCCTTATTTTTTCATTTAAGTACTGATATTTTGTATTAAACTTAATGTCGTTTTGATGTAAAGATGTAGAAAAGAAGCACTAAGGGCGAGAGCTCGCCCTTAAATTTGGATGATTATAGTTTATCTGCGTTGTGAGATAGGTAGTCTGCGACGCCTGCAGTATCGGCTTTCATGCCTTTATCGCCTTTGTTCCAACCAGCAGGGCAAACCTCTCCGTGCTCGTTCGTAAATAGCATAGTATCTACCATTCTGATCATCTCGTCGATGTTTCTTCCAAGCGGAAGGTCGTTGATGACCGCATGGCGAACGGTGCCGTCTTTGTCTAGCAGGAATGAGCCGCGAAGCGCGACGCCAGCGTCTTCTAGAAGTACGTCAAAGCCGCGAGCGATAGACTTCGTCATGTCAGCTACTAGCGGGTAACGAACTTGGCCGATGCCGCCTTTGTTTACCGGAGTTTCTTTCCACGCGAAGTGAGAGAATTGGTTATCTGTTGAAACGCCGATAACTTCGATACCGCGAGCTTTAAATTCATCGTATCTTTTATCAAACGCGATGATCTCACTAGGGCAAACGAATGTAAAGTCCATAGGGTAGAAAAATACTACCGCGCCCTTCTCGCCGATATTTTTATATAGGTTGAAATCATTTACGATTTGATTGCTTCCTAAAACTGCTGCAGCTGTAAAATCAGGTGCTTTTTTTGTTACTAACATTTTTTCTCCTTAATAATTTTTATTTGTAGCGAAATTATATCATCTAAAGATTAAAAAGAGCTAAAAATTTAACGTTTTCGTTTTAAAATTTAACGCAAAAATTTAATATCAAATTTACTTAGTTTTTGATATTCTTGCGAAAATTTTGACCAAAAAGGATAAAAAATGGCAGTAAAAATAACAGATATTTGCATCAGCTGCGGCTCATGCATCGACGAGTGCCCGACGAGCGCTATCGTAGACGACGCGGATAACCCGACCGGCGAGGACGCATACTACGTCTATGCGGATAAATGCGTCGAGTGCGTAGGCTATAACGACGAGCCGGCATGCGCCTCAGCCTGTCCGACCGACGGTTGCATCGTTTGGGACGCTCCTTTTGCAGGACAGCCTTCTCGCGCCGAGATAACTGCTGATATGAGAACGGGCGAAACTGCCGTCATCTCGTAAACTCCGCATCTAAGCCCTTTTGCGGGGCTTATTTTGAAATTTAATTTTTTTTTGATATAATCACCGCCTTATAAAAACCACAAAAAGGAAATTTTATGCAACAAACGCTTTCTATTATTAAGCCTGATGCCGTAAAAAAGGGCGTTATCGGAAAAATCGTGGATAGATTCGAAAGTAACGGACTAAGAATCGCCGCTATGAAAAAAGTCAAACTAAGCACATGCGACGCAAAAGCTTTCTATGCAGTTCACAAAGACAGACCTTTCTTCAACGATTTGGTTGATTTTATGGTAAGCGGACCGGTCGTAGTTATGGTTCTTGAGGGCGACGATGCGGTAGCTAAAAATCGCGATCTAATGGGCGCAACAAATCCAAAAGAAGCAAAACCTGGCACTATCAGAGCCGACTTTGCAGAGAGCATCGACGCAAATGCCGTTCACGGTAGCGACAGCCTAGAAAACGCTAAAAACGAGATCGCATTTTTCTTTGCAACAAGAGAAATTTGCTAAATTTAGGTTAAATTTTGAAAATATCTTTCGCCAAAATCGTAAATAACCAAATGCCGTTCGAGTTAAATTTGGACGGAGTAAATTTTAACGGCGATCTAAAAAGAATAAATCAAAATTTAGTTAGCTGTAAAGGCAAAATCGCAGGCAAGATAGCTCACAACTGCGACCGATGCGGCGAAGATATAAATTTAAAGCTTGATGAAGATGTAAATTTGATATTAAGCGACGGAATTTATAAAGATAAAGAAGAAAATCTCGACGATGTAGTAGAGTTTTTCGACGGCTTCATAAATTTAGAAGAAGTATTAACAAGCGAAATAGAAGCTTTTAAGAGCGATTATTTTTATTGTGAAAAATGTAAAAATCTATAAAGGAGAATAAAATGGCAGTACCTAAACGAAGAGTAAGTCATACTCGCGCGGCAAAGAGAAGAACGCACTATAAAGTAACGCTTCCCGTTCCCGTAAAAGATAAAGACGGCTCATGGAAAATGCCTCACCGCGTAAATAAAACTACCGGAGAGTATTGACACAAATGACCAGCATATGCATTGACGCGATGGGCGGCGACTTCGGTCCGCAACCTATTATTGGCGGCGTGATCGAGGCTTTAAAAGAAGTAAAATTTGAAGCCGTTTTGGTAGGCGATACGAAAATTTTAGAAAGCCTCGTTCCGCAAAATTTAAAACAATACGTAAAATTTATTCAAGCCGACGAGGTCGTTTCTATGAGCGACGGCGCCACCGATGCGTTAAAGCGAAAAGAAAGCAGTATTTTTAAGGCTATCGAGCTACTTAAAAATAAACAAACTATGGCCGTAGTTTCGGCAGGACACAGCGGAGCTACGATGAGTCTTGCCACGCTTCGAGTCGGACGGCTTAAAAACGTCTCGCGCCCGGCGATAGCGACGCTAATGCCAAACGTAACCGGCGGCAACACGCTAGTTTTGGACGTCGGCGCAAACGTGGACTGTAGGCCGGAGCATCTATTTCAATTTGCGATAATGGGCGAAGCCTACGCAAAAGAGATTTTAAAAATAAAATCCCCCAAACTAGGACTTTTGTCTAACGGTGAAGAAAGTAGCAAAGGCAACGAGGCGACTAAAGAAGCTTTTGAAATGATCTCAAAACTCGATAGCTTCGTAGGCAATGCCGAAGGAAATCAGGTTTTTGATGGAAGCGTCGATGTCGTTATTTGCGATGGATTTGTCGGAAATATCCTACTAAAAACAAGCGAAGGCGTAGCTGACGCGATAACTAAAATCATCAAAAAACATGTTAAAAAATCCCCGGTCGCCATAGCCGGTTCGCTTCTCATGAAAAAAGTTTTTAAAACTCTAAAACAGCAAGTTGATTACGACGAATACGGCGGCGCGCCGCTACTTGGCGTGAACGGCTGCGTCATAATAAGCCACGGTAAAAGCACACCGAAAGCTATCAAAAACGCGATATTTCAAGCTCTAAAATTCGCAAACTCCGATATAAACAAAGTCATCGAAGACGAGCTTTCGCACTTCGCAAAATGAAATTACAAAGAAAAATTTAATGCCAAAAGCCTCGCTAATATCCATAGCCGCATACGCTCCACCTAAAATTTTAACAAATTTCGACCTTGAAAAAATGGTGGAAACCAACGACGAGTGGATAGTTAAGCGTACAGGTATCAGCCAAAGGCATATAGCGCAAGACGAAGACACGAGCGAGCTTGGCACGAAAGCGGCAAAAATAGCGCTTGAAAGAGCAAATTTGGCGGCAAAAGATATCGATGCGGTTATCTGCGCAACCATCTCGCCAGATCACTTTTGTATGCCCTCAACGGCGTGTAAAATCGCTAAAAATTTAGGCATAAATACCATTACGGCATTTGATATAAGCGCGGCATGCACGGGCTTTATTTACCTGCTTGAGCTTGCAAAATCACTGATTAAAAGCGGAAGCAAAAAAAACGTATTGATAATCGGAGCCGAAAAACTAAGCAAGATCGTCGACTG
This genomic window contains:
- a CDS encoding YceD family protein — encoded protein: MKISFAKIVNNQMPFELNLDGVNFNGDLKRINQNLVSCKGKIAGKIAHNCDRCGEDINLKLDEDVNLILSDGIYKDKEENLDDVVEFFDGFINLEEVLTSEIEAFKSDYFYCEKCKNL
- the plsX gene encoding phosphate acyltransferase PlsX, whose protein sequence is MTSICIDAMGGDFGPQPIIGGVIEALKEVKFEAVLVGDTKILESLVPQNLKQYVKFIQADEVVSMSDGATDALKRKESSIFKAIELLKNKQTMAVVSAGHSGATMSLATLRVGRLKNVSRPAIATLMPNVTGGNTLVLDVGANVDCRPEHLFQFAIMGEAYAKEILKIKSPKLGLLSNGEESSKGNEATKEAFEMISKLDSFVGNAEGNQVFDGSVDVVICDGFVGNILLKTSEGVADAITKIIKKHVKKSPVAIAGSLLMKKVFKTLKQQVDYDEYGGAPLLGVNGCVIISHGKSTPKAIKNAIFQALKFANSDINKVIEDELSHFAK
- a CDS encoding PilZ domain-containing protein, yielding MNGTYNDSSFMREDAVTVFARVRNDNRQVHFLNLYNGVKVECMGEVEHVEDDTVVCKVTLEQILAMKEEQNAYIVRDEYFSENLRADIIGFDLANLTVTLQNFTYMQNLHANLRKHQRVYPDRYTKVILTQNGSEIQGNLYDISRGGLGVVSLDDGGFKEGELINAKFELCIPDEAGDSNKNININTDLKLVAALKYKGAMRYCCQLADKDGAGEDIAKFTKKRVKETLEELKEQLKTYQ
- a CDS encoding DUF362 domain-containing protein, producing the protein MAVKITDICISCGSCIDECPTSAIVDDADNPTGEDAYYVYADKCVECVGYNDEPACASACPTDGCIVWDAPFAGQPSRAEITADMRTGETAVIS
- a CDS encoding peroxiredoxin, whose amino-acid sequence is MLVTKKAPDFTAAAVLGSNQIVNDFNLYKNIGEKGAVVFFYPMDFTFVCPSEIIAFDKRYDEFKARGIEVIGVSTDNQFSHFAWKETPVNKGGIGQVRYPLVADMTKSIARGFDVLLEDAGVALRGSFLLDKDGTVRHAVINDLPLGRNIDEMIRMVDTMLFTNEHGEVCPAGWNKGDKGMKADTAGVADYLSHNADKL
- the ndk gene encoding nucleoside-diphosphate kinase, which produces MQQTLSIIKPDAVKKGVIGKIVDRFESNGLRIAAMKKVKLSTCDAKAFYAVHKDRPFFNDLVDFMVSGPVVVMVLEGDDAVAKNRDLMGATNPKEAKPGTIRADFAESIDANAVHGSDSLENAKNEIAFFFATREIC
- the rpmF gene encoding 50S ribosomal protein L32, which produces MAVPKRRVSHTRAAKRRTHYKVTLPVPVKDKDGSWKMPHRVNKTTGEY